One genomic region from Electrophorus electricus isolate fEleEle1 chromosome 23, fEleEle1.pri, whole genome shotgun sequence encodes:
- the npl gene encoding N-acetylneuraminate lyase isoform X2, translating to MDKREMSPVAGPISGLVAATFTPLTPQGDLNLALIGQYIDYLVEKQGVRTVFVNGTTGEGCSLNLEERKQVAEEWCRQGKGKLDQVIIHVGCLSLKDSQELARHAAVVGADAISLISPFFFKPTSAEALRVFLREVASTAPELPLYYYHIPTMTGVNLEAREVLEGIEKQVPSFKGLKFSGTDLMDLGQCVCYCRSRGWALMYGVDEQLLGAVSMGVTGAVGSTYNYLGSVANSMLGAFDSGNIALARTIQVCLTPP from the exons ATGGACAAACGAG AGATGTCTCCTGTCGCAGGTCCGATCTCTGGACTTGTAGCAGCTACGTTCACTCCACTCACTCCACAAGG CGACCTTAACCTGGCGCTGATTGGACAGTACATCGACTACCTGGTTGAGAAACAGGGCGTGCGGACTGTGTTTG TAAACGGGACCACAGGTGAAGGCTGCTCACTAAATCTGGAAGAGAGGAAACAGGTGGCAGAGGAATGGTGCCGTCAGGGCAAGGGGAA ACTTGACCAGGTCATTATTCATGTTGGCTGTTTGAGTCTAAAGGACTCTCAGGAGCTG GCGCGTCATGCTGCTGTGGTCGGAGCTGACGCAATTTCCCTCATCTCCCCATTCTTCTTTAAACCCACCAGTGCAG AGGCTCTGAGGGTGTTCCTGAGGGAGGTGGCTTCAACAGCACCAGAACTACCCCTCTACTACTACCACATACCCACCATGACGGGAGTGAACC TGGAGGCGCGAGAGGTTTTGGAAGGGATCGAGAAGCAGGTTCCCTCCTTCAAAGGGCTCAAGTTCAGTGGGACAGATCTGATGGACCTGGGCCAGTGTGTCTGCTACTGCCGGTCTCGGGGCTGGGCGCTCATGTATGGAGTGGATGAG CAGCTACTGGGCGCAGTGTCAATGGGAGTCACGGGAGCTGTGGGAAG TACATACAACTACCTGGGTAGTGTTGCGAACAGTATGCTGGGTGCCTTTGACAGTGGAAATATCGCTCTTGCCAGAACCATCCAGGTGTGCTTGACCCCCCCTTAA
- the npl gene encoding N-acetylneuraminate lyase isoform X1, with protein sequence MDKREMSPVAGPISGLVAATFTPLTPQGDLNLALIGQYIDYLVEKQGVRTVFVNGTTGEGCSLNLEERKQVAEEWCRQGKGKLDQVIIHVGCLSLKDSQELARHAAVVGADAISLISPFFFKPTSAEALRVFLREVASTAPELPLYYYHIPTMTGVNLEAREVLEGIEKQVPSFKGLKFSGTDLMDLGQCVCYCRSRGWALMYGVDEQLLGAVSMGVTGAVGSTYNYLGSVANSMLGAFDSGNIALARTIQHKMQDVLAFAKSLGFGLAVNKQVMSEVSGLPMGPPRLPLLASPPVQARAIAQKLQQVLGE encoded by the exons ATGGACAAACGAG AGATGTCTCCTGTCGCAGGTCCGATCTCTGGACTTGTAGCAGCTACGTTCACTCCACTCACTCCACAAGG CGACCTTAACCTGGCGCTGATTGGACAGTACATCGACTACCTGGTTGAGAAACAGGGCGTGCGGACTGTGTTTG TAAACGGGACCACAGGTGAAGGCTGCTCACTAAATCTGGAAGAGAGGAAACAGGTGGCAGAGGAATGGTGCCGTCAGGGCAAGGGGAA ACTTGACCAGGTCATTATTCATGTTGGCTGTTTGAGTCTAAAGGACTCTCAGGAGCTG GCGCGTCATGCTGCTGTGGTCGGAGCTGACGCAATTTCCCTCATCTCCCCATTCTTCTTTAAACCCACCAGTGCAG AGGCTCTGAGGGTGTTCCTGAGGGAGGTGGCTTCAACAGCACCAGAACTACCCCTCTACTACTACCACATACCCACCATGACGGGAGTGAACC TGGAGGCGCGAGAGGTTTTGGAAGGGATCGAGAAGCAGGTTCCCTCCTTCAAAGGGCTCAAGTTCAGTGGGACAGATCTGATGGACCTGGGCCAGTGTGTCTGCTACTGCCGGTCTCGGGGCTGGGCGCTCATGTATGGAGTGGATGAG CAGCTACTGGGCGCAGTGTCAATGGGAGTCACGGGAGCTGTGGGAAG TACATACAACTACCTGGGTAGTGTTGCGAACAGTATGCTGGGTGCCTTTGACAGTGGAAATATCGCTCTTGCCAGAACCATCCAG CATAAGATGCAGGATGTCCTGGCATTCGCCAAGAGTCTTG GTTTTGGTCTGGCAGTAAACAAGCAGGTGATGAGTGAGGTTTCGGGTCTGCCCATGGGACCCCCGCGGCTGCCTCTGCTGGCCTCTCCACCGGTCCAGGCACGCGCTATTGCTCAGAAGCTCCAGCAGGTCCTCGGGGAGTAA